From Brassica napus cultivar Da-Ae unplaced genomic scaffold, Da-Ae ScsIHWf_2276;HRSCAF=2934, whole genome shotgun sequence, a single genomic window includes:
- the LOC106359674 gene encoding protein DMP4-like — MEIKVVEDHQLSTKEDIETPLLEENKDFPDVERTTWIQKAIGQTFQTTAHLANLLPTGTVLAFQLLSPIFSNGGQCDLACKIMTSSLVAICGFSCFILSFTDSYKDKNGTICYGFATIHGFWIIDGSATLPQELAKNYKLRFIDFAHAFMSLLVFGAVVVFDRNTVNCFYPAPSAEELEVLTALPVGVGVFCSMLFATFPTTRNGIGFPVPGNK, encoded by the coding sequence atggagatcaaAGTTGTTGAAGATCATCAACTAAGTACTAAAGAAGATATCGAAACGCCACTTCTAGAAGAAAACAAAGACTTTCCCGATGTAGAAAGAACAACATGGATACAAAAGGCAATAGGACAAACATTTCAAACCACAGCCCATTTAGCTAATCTCTTACCAACAGGAACAGTTCTCGCGTTTCAGCTCTTATCTCCAATTTTTTCAAACGGTGGTCAATGCGATTTAGCTTGCAAGATCATGACATCAAGCCTAGTGGCGATATGTGGATTCTCTTGCTTCATACTTAGCTTCACAGATTCTTACAAAGACAAAAACGGTACAATTTGCTACGGATTTGCAACAATCCATGGGTTTTGGATCATTGATGGATCCGCAACGCTTCCTCAAGAGTTAGCTAAAAACTATAAACTAAGGTTTATAGATTTTGCTCATGCATTCATGTCGTTATTGGTGTTTGGTGCAGTGGTTGTATTCGATCGGAATACGGTGAATTGTTTTTATCCGGCACCGTCAGCGGAAGAGTTGGAGGTTCTCACGGCGTTGCCGGTAGGCGTTGGGGTGTTTTGTAGTATGTTGTTTGCAACATTTCCTACAACACGCAATGGTATTGGTTTTCCAGTTCCTGGTAATAAATGA